The nucleotide sequence GCGATGCGCGCGCGGTCCTGGACGTGGCCGATGAGCTCGCCACACGCGGCTTGTCCTATGGCGGCGCGCTGGCCGACCTGGCTTCCTTGCTGTCGCGCGTGGCCATCGAGCAGCGTGTGAGCGGCGCCATCGCAGCCGACGATCCGCTGGCGGGGGACATCGCGCGCCTGGCGCGCAGCCTGCATCCGGATGCCCTGCAGCTGTTCTACTCCGTCGCGGTGCACAGCCGCGGCGAACTCGCGCTGGCGCCGGATGAGTACGCCGGCTTCGTGATGGCCTGCCTGCGCATGCTGTCGCTCAGCGGGGAGGCCGGCCCGCTGCCGCTGCCGGCGACGCCGCCCGCGGCCAGCGCCGCGCAGCCCACGGCCGTGCCGGCTGCCACGGCGGCTGGACCGGCGCCATCTGCGTCCGTCGCGGCCCCGTCCGCTGCGGGAGCCGCCGCGCCATCTCATTCCGCGCCGGCTGCCTCGATGGCGCCGGATGCTTCCACCGCCGCGCCGGCTGCCTCGACGGCGCCGGGAGCGACGTCCGAGGACGCTCCGAGTGCCCCCGGGCCGGCAGTAGTGCCGCAGGCCACGGCCTCCGCGGCCGCGGCGACATCGCCAGCGCCGGAAGCAGCGACATCGCCAGCGCCGTCGGGATCGGGATCGGCGTCGGCGTCGGCGTCGGCGTCGGCAGACGTGGCGGCCGCCGCATCGCCGTCCCCGGCCACGCCGCCAGCCGGTTCCGCGTCCGTGCCGGGGGGCGCCTCGACACAGACAGCCCCGCTGGCTTCGACGCCGCCTGCCGCCTCCGTGCGGGCGACGCCATCCGCTGACGGGCATGGCGCCATGGCGGGGCAGGGCATGCCGTCAGCCGGTGTCGCGCCATGGGACGACGCACCCGTGGCCGGAGCCGAGCCCGATGCGGCCGCCGTAACGTCTTCGGCATCGGTTCCGCGCGCGGATGTCTCGTTAACGTCCGCGGCGTCCGAGCCCGTCGCCGCGCGAGCTTCCGCGCCCCAGTCCGCACCCTCGGCCGTGGCGGCGCCCACGGCGGCAGCGCCCAAGGCAGCAGCAGCGCCAACGACAACGACAGCGCCCACGACAACAACAGCACCCACGGCAGCGGCAACGCCCACGGCAGCGGCAACACCCACGGCAGCGGCAGCACCCACGGCAGCGGCAACACCCGCCGCGCCCTCGGCGCAGCCCGCATCCTCTTCCCAGGACGATGGCCCGCCCGCCTGGGTGGATGAAGTCATCCCGGACGATGCCGAAGGCGGTTACCAGGGTTTCGACAGCCCCGACGAGGGTTTCATCGCCAGCCCGGACGACGACGAGTTCGAAACCATGGCCGGCGGCAGCCGGGCCGCCGATGTGCCGGTCGCCAAGCCCGCGCGCCGCGCGTCCGGCGCGGGCAGCCGTTCCCGCCAGGGGCCGCGCGTGACCGATATGTCGGAAGCCACCTGGCCCGAGCTGGCGGCCCGCCTGCCCGTTACCGGCCTGGCGGCGGAACTGGCGCGCCAGAGCGAATGGCATGGCGTGCAAGGCGATACCGTCATATTGCGCGTGGCCGTCCGTACCCTGGCCGACAGCGCCAGCCGGGTGCGGCTGCAGACGGTGCTGTGCGAGCACTTCGGCCAAAGCCTGCGGCTGGAGGTCCTGGTCGGCGCCACCGGAGAAGCCACCGCCCACGCCGTGGCGCAGCAGGAACGCGCCGAACGCCAGCGCGCCGCGGAAGCCGCGGTCGAGGCCGATCCCTTCGTGCGTGCGCTGTTATCGGATTTCGGCGGCCAGGTGGTGCCCGGCTCCATCCGCCACGTCGACCCGCCCGCCGCGGCGGCCCGCTGAGCGCGGGCGCCGCTTTCCTCTATTCGTTTATCCGCTGAAAAGGATGCTTCCATCATGATGAAAGGACAACTCGCAGGCTTGATGCGCCAAGCCCAGCAAATGCAGGAAAACATGAAGAAGGCCCAGGAGGCGCTGGCCGATATCCTGGTCGAAGGCACGTCCGGTGGCGGCCTGGTCAAGGTCACCATGTCCTGCCGCAACGACGTCAAGCGCGTCGCCATCGACCCTACGCTGGTCGGCGACGACAAGGACATGCTGGAAGACCTGGTCGCGGCCGCCTTCAACGACGCGCTGCGCAAGGCCGAAGCCACGGCGCAGGAAAAAATGGCCTCCGTGACGGCGGGCATGCCCATGCCTCCGGGCATGAAGTTCCCGTTCTGAACCTGGCCGCTGCGTCCGCACGCCAGGCCGCGACCCCTGACGGGGCCGTCGGGGTGTGCGGTCCGCTTTCATACGGGCGTCCCCGCGACCCATGGAACCTTCGCTTCCCGAACCCGAACCCCTGCGCGCCCTGATCGAGGCGCTGCGGCGCCTGCCCGGCGTCGGCGTGCGCTCGGCCCGGCGCATGGCGTATCACCTGCTGCAGCACGATCCGCGCGGCGCGGACCTGCTGGGACAGGCGCTGGCCTCGGCCGTGCAGAACCTGCGGCACTGCGCGCGCTGCAATAGCTTCACCGAAGACGAGATCTGCGCGACTTGCAGCAATCCCAAGCGGGATCCCAGCCAGTTGTGCATCGTCGAGACGCCGGCGGACCAGAACATGATCGAGTCCAGCCATGGCTATCGCGGCCTGTACTACGTGCTGATGGGGCGGGTGGCGCCGCTGGAAGGCATCGGCCCGCGCGAGCTGGATTTCGAGCGCCTGCTGGCGCGCGCCGGCGACGGCGTGGTGACCGAGGTCATCCTGGCCACCAATTTCACGGCGGAAGGCGAGACCACGGCGCATTTCCTTGGCGAGGCGCTGCGCGAACGCGGCCTGTCGGTGACCCGGCTGGCGCGCGGCGTGCCGGCGGGCAGCGAACTGGAATACGTGGATGCCGGGACCATCGCCTGGGCGCTCATGGAGCGCAAGTCCACCTAGCGGCGATCCGGCGCCATGGGCGTCGCCTGCCCAGCCCCCGGGGCGCCCGGGACAGACATACCCGAGCAGGCCGGCAAGGCCCTGTTCCTTCGCATAGACCATCACGGAGACAGCCGCCATGTCGGCCTTGGCCGGACTGAAAGTCCTAGAACTCGGTACCTTGATCGCGGGCCCCTTCGCGGCCCGCCTGTTCGGCGAATTCGGCGCCGACGTCATCAAGATAGAGACCCCCAATGGCCCCGATGGCAAGGGCGGCGGCGATCCCATCCGCACCTGGCGCCACCTGCACGAGGGCAACTCGCTGTGGTGGACGGTGCAGGCCCGCAACAAGCGATCCGTGGCGCTGAACATGAAGGATCCCGCCGCGCGCGAAGTGGCCCTGAAGCTGGCGCTGGATGCCGACGTAATCATCGAGAACTACCGCCCCGGCGTGCTGGAAAAGTGGGGCCTGGGCTATGAACAGCTGCGCGCGATCAACCCCGCCACCATCATGGTGCGGCTGTCCGGCTACGGCCAGACCGGTCCGTTGCGCGACCGCCCCGGCTTCGGCGCCATCGGCGAATCCATGGGCGGGCTGCGCTATGTATCGGGCCATCCGGACCGTCCTCCGGTGCGCGTGGGCATCTCCATCGGCGATTCCATCGCCGCCTTGCACGGCGTCATCGGCGCCATGATGGCGCTGCGCCATCGCGACGCCACGGGCGGGCGCTGGAACGGCACGGCGGGCGGCCAGGGGCAGATGGTGGACGTGGCGCTGTACGAGGCCGTGTTCAACATGATGGAAAGCCTGGTGCCCGAATACGACGTGGCGGGGGTGGTGCGCGAGCGCACCGGCGGCGCCTTGCCCGGCATCGTGCCCTCCAATACCTACACGACGCGCGACGGCCAGAACATCGTCATCGCGGGGAATGGCGATGCCATCTTCCATCGGCTGATGTTGGCCATCGGGCGCGACGACCTGGCCCACGATCCCGCCCTGGCGCGCAACGACGGGCGCGCGCGCAGGGTGGACGATATCGACGGCGCCATCCAGGCCTGGTGCGATAGCCGCACCATCGACGAGGCGCTGGACACGCTGCAACGCGCGGATGTACCGGTCGGCAAGATCTACAGCGTGGCGGACATGTTCCGCGATCCGCAGTTCATCGCGCGCGGCATGATCGAGCAGCACGCTTTTGCCGACGGCAGCCCGGTCAAGCTGCCCGCGGTGACGCCCAAGCTGTCCGAAACCCCGGGCGGCACCCGCTGGCTGGGGCCGCGCTTAGGGGAACATACCGAGGAAGTGCTGAAATCCCTGGGGTATGATGCTGCCGCTATCGCCGCCCTGGCAGCTTCGGGCGCCATCGGCCTATAGGATACTCACCTGGAGACGAAAAATGTCCGTGACTCGACGTGAATGGCTCAAGCTTGCCGGCGCGGCCGGCGCCCTGGGCCTGGCCCCCGCCATCGTGCGGGCGCAGAAGCTGGAAAAGAAAGAGGTGGCCATCGCCGTCGGCGGCAAGGCGCTGACCTACTACCTGCCCCTGACCATCGCGGAGGTGCGCGGCTACTTCAAGGATGAAGGCCTGGATGTCACCATCGCCGACTTCGCCGGCGGCGCGAAGGCGCTGCAGGCCGTGGTGGGCGGCAGCGCCGACATCGTCTCGGGCGCTTTCGAGCACGCGCTCAACCTGCAGTCCAAGGGCCAGTTCTACCGCGACTTCGTGCTGCAGGGCCGCGCGCCCATGATCGGTTTCGGCGTGTCGACCAAGAACATGCCGAACTACAAGTCGCCGGCCGACCTGAAGGGCAAGAAAATCGGCGTGACGGCGCCGGGCTCGTCCACCAATATGGTGGTGAACTTCTTCCTGGCCAAGCACGGCCTGAAGGCGTCGGACGTCTCCATCATCGGCGTGGGCGCCGGCGCGGGCGCGATCACCGCGCTGAAGACCGGCCAGATCGATGCCATCTCCAACACCGATCCGGTCGTGACGGCGCTGCAGACTTCGGGCGACCTGAAGATCATCGTCGATACCCGCACGCTGAAGGACACGCAGGAAATCTTCGGCGGCAATATGCCGGCCGGCTGCCTGTACTGCGCGCAAAGCTACATCGACGCCAATCCCAACACGGTGCAGGCACTTGCCAACGCCATCGTGCGCGCCGACAAGTGGATCCAGGCGCAGAAGAAC is from Bordetella bronchialis and encodes:
- the dnaX gene encoding DNA polymerase III subunit gamma/tau codes for the protein MTYLVLARKWRPRSFDTLVGQDHVVRALTHALDTQRLHHAWLFTGTRGVGKTTLSRILAKSLNCETGITSKPCGVCQACTEIDAGRFVDYLELDAASNRGVDEMTQLLEQAVYAPGAGRFKVYMIDEVHMLTGHAFNAMLKTLEEPPPHVKFILATTDPQKIPVTVLSRCLQFNLKQMPPDAIVGHLRQVLGEEQLGFEVPALRLIAQAASGSMRDALSLTDQAIAYSAGNLTEEAVRGMLGTIDQRHLVRLLDALGAGDARAVLDVADELATRGLSYGGALADLASLLSRVAIEQRVSGAIAADDPLAGDIARLARSLHPDALQLFYSVAVHSRGELALAPDEYAGFVMACLRMLSLSGEAGPLPLPATPPAASAAQPTAVPAATAAGPAPSASVAAPSAAGAAAPSHSAPAASMAPDASTAAPAASTAPGATSEDAPSAPGPAVVPQATASAAAATSPAPEAATSPAPSGSGSASASASASADVAAAASPSPATPPAGSASVPGGASTQTAPLASTPPAASVRATPSADGHGAMAGQGMPSAGVAPWDDAPVAGAEPDAAAVTSSASVPRADVSLTSAASEPVAARASAPQSAPSAVAAPTAAAPKAAAAPTTTTAPTTTTAPTAAATPTAAATPTAAAAPTAAATPAAPSAQPASSSQDDGPPAWVDEVIPDDAEGGYQGFDSPDEGFIASPDDDEFETMAGGSRAADVPVAKPARRASGAGSRSRQGPRVTDMSEATWPELAARLPVTGLAAELARQSEWHGVQGDTVILRVAVRTLADSASRVRLQTVLCEHFGQSLRLEVLVGATGEATAHAVAQQERAERQRAAEAAVEADPFVRALLSDFGGQVVPGSIRHVDPPAAAAR
- a CDS encoding YbaB/EbfC family nucleoid-associated protein, whose product is MMKGQLAGLMRQAQQMQENMKKAQEALADILVEGTSGGGLVKVTMSCRNDVKRVAIDPTLVGDDKDMLEDLVAAAFNDALRKAEATAQEKMASVTAGMPMPPGMKFPF
- the recR gene encoding recombination mediator RecR, translating into MEPSLPEPEPLRALIEALRRLPGVGVRSARRMAYHLLQHDPRGADLLGQALASAVQNLRHCARCNSFTEDEICATCSNPKRDPSQLCIVETPADQNMIESSHGYRGLYYVLMGRVAPLEGIGPRELDFERLLARAGDGVVTEVILATNFTAEGETTAHFLGEALRERGLSVTRLARGVPAGSELEYVDAGTIAWALMERKST
- a CDS encoding CaiB/BaiF CoA transferase family protein; translated protein: MSALAGLKVLELGTLIAGPFAARLFGEFGADVIKIETPNGPDGKGGGDPIRTWRHLHEGNSLWWTVQARNKRSVALNMKDPAAREVALKLALDADVIIENYRPGVLEKWGLGYEQLRAINPATIMVRLSGYGQTGPLRDRPGFGAIGESMGGLRYVSGHPDRPPVRVGISIGDSIAALHGVIGAMMALRHRDATGGRWNGTAGGQGQMVDVALYEAVFNMMESLVPEYDVAGVVRERTGGALPGIVPSNTYTTRDGQNIVIAGNGDAIFHRLMLAIGRDDLAHDPALARNDGRARRVDDIDGAIQAWCDSRTIDEALDTLQRADVPVGKIYSVADMFRDPQFIARGMIEQHAFADGSPVKLPAVTPKLSETPGGTRWLGPRLGEHTEEVLKSLGYDAAAIAALAASGAIGL
- a CDS encoding ABC transporter substrate-binding protein — protein: MSVTRREWLKLAGAAGALGLAPAIVRAQKLEKKEVAIAVGGKALTYYLPLTIAEVRGYFKDEGLDVTIADFAGGAKALQAVVGGSADIVSGAFEHALNLQSKGQFYRDFVLQGRAPMIGFGVSTKNMPNYKSPADLKGKKIGVTAPGSSTNMVVNFFLAKHGLKASDVSIIGVGAGAGAITALKTGQIDAISNTDPVVTALQTSGDLKIIVDTRTLKDTQEIFGGNMPAGCLYCAQSYIDANPNTVQALANAIVRADKWIQAQKNNLDAIVNAVPKSYLLGEPEVYKASLKASMDGFSPDGIIPEDGPATAVKALAAFVPDFDPKKVDPSKMWTNEFAKRANQKYPNG